Proteins encoded by one window of Maliibacterium massiliense:
- a CDS encoding Rrf2 family transcriptional regulator, whose amino-acid sequence MTSEFSIALHALAYLAKHPAACVSSQQLAENVCTNPARIRKVMAALKKADLITTKEGIGGGYRIGRAAGDITLDALPQALGMPIVPAPAHTGDVDCDCMIASGMGAVMDDLCVQLDQSCRACLARMTLADIIDTLAAHRAALQTDDAGNEVIYHEG is encoded by the coding sequence ATGACGAGTGAATTCAGCATCGCGCTGCACGCGCTTGCCTATCTTGCCAAGCACCCTGCGGCATGTGTCAGCAGCCAGCAGCTGGCAGAGAACGTGTGCACCAACCCCGCCCGCATCCGCAAGGTGATGGCCGCGCTGAAAAAGGCGGATTTGATCACCACCAAGGAGGGCATTGGCGGCGGTTACCGCATCGGCAGGGCCGCCGGGGATATCACGCTGGACGCGCTGCCCCAGGCGCTTGGCATGCCCATTGTGCCCGCGCCCGCGCACACGGGGGATGTGGACTGTGACTGCATGATCGCCTCGGGCATGGGCGCGGTGATGGACGATCTCTGCGTGCAGCTTGACCAGAGCTGCCGCGCGTGCCTGGCGCGCATGACGCTGGCCGATATCATAGACACGCTCGCCGCCCACAGGGCCGCGCTGCAAACCGACGACGCAGGAAATGAGGTTATCTATCATGAAGGATAA
- a CDS encoding TlpA disulfide reductase family protein: protein MKDKKDFARKKNIAVALALLCALLLAACAPKDKGAPTQSPPAQSGAASQAPAGTAEAFGSFTSVDLAGQNVSDALFSQHELTMVNVWATFCGPCLREMPDLGELYNENQAKDVNIVGIVLDVLKSDGSLDEDQVTLATQIASQTGASYTHILPSADLIRGRLQEASAVPTTFFVDRQGNLVGERMVGSRSKAAWQKIIDERLALAQ, encoded by the coding sequence ATGAAGGATAAAAAGGACTTTGCCCGCAAAAAGAATATAGCGGTTGCGCTGGCACTGCTCTGCGCGCTGCTGCTGGCCGCCTGCGCGCCCAAAGACAAAGGCGCGCCCACACAGAGCCCCCCTGCCCAAAGCGGCGCCGCCTCGCAGGCGCCAGCGGGCACAGCCGAGGCATTTGGCAGCTTTACCAGTGTCGACCTTGCGGGCCAGAACGTCTCAGACGCGCTCTTTTCCCAGCACGAGCTGACCATGGTCAACGTGTGGGCCACCTTCTGCGGCCCCTGCCTGCGCGAGATGCCCGACCTAGGCGAGCTCTACAATGAAAACCAGGCCAAGGATGTCAACATCGTGGGCATTGTGCTGGACGTGCTCAAAAGCGACGGCTCCCTCGATGAGGATCAGGTGACGCTCGCCACACAGATCGCTTCGCAGACCGGTGCCTCCTACACCCACATCCTGCCCTCGGCAGACCTGATCCGCGGTCGCCTGCAGGAGGCAAGCGCCGTGCCCACCACCTTTTTTGTGGACCGCCAGGGCAACCTTGTGGGCGAGCGCATGGTAGGTTCGCGCAGCAAGGCTGCCTGGCAGAAAATTATCGACGAGCGCCTGGCGCTGGCCCAGTGA
- a CDS encoding CD1871A family CXXC motif-containing protein, whose protein sequence is MAKRHHRLAVTLAVLLCGVALVCIGIYRDEVSIVLRKAVNICLECIGIG, encoded by the coding sequence ATGGCAAAGCGGCATCATCGTCTGGCGGTGACGCTGGCGGTGCTTTTGTGCGGCGTCGCGCTTGTGTGCATCGGCATCTATCGCGATGAGGTGAGCATCGTGCTGCGCAAGGCAGTCAACATATGTTTGGAGTGTATTGGCATTGGGTAA
- a CDS encoding 4Fe-4S binding protein: MGKWFNRLRANARLGVQIAFTALSNGYVQGFARGEIYTGPSKAVCLPGLNCYSCPGALGACPLGSLQAVLGSRGHWFAFYVVGFLMIVGALVGRFVCGWLCPFGLVQDLLHKIPFPKKLRRLPGENVLRSLKYILLIGFVILLPLFAVDAFGQGQPWFCKYVCPSGTLLGGVPLLSANEGLRAAAGWLFAWKGALLAVLLVLSILLYRPFCRYLCPLGVIYGFFNKIALLRYRVDAEKCTACGVCQRTCPMDIPTYKTPNSAACIRCGACVKACPHRAIGTTLGRREAPAAQKRV; this comes from the coding sequence TTGGGTAAGTGGTTTAATCGCCTCAGGGCGAACGCGCGCCTGGGTGTGCAGATTGCCTTCACCGCGCTGAGCAACGGTTACGTGCAGGGCTTTGCCCGGGGCGAAATTTACACCGGCCCCAGCAAGGCGGTGTGCCTGCCCGGGCTCAACTGCTATTCCTGCCCGGGCGCGCTGGGCGCCTGCCCGCTGGGCTCCCTGCAGGCCGTGCTGGGCAGCCGCGGGCACTGGTTCGCCTTTTACGTGGTGGGCTTTTTGATGATCGTAGGGGCGCTGGTGGGCCGCTTCGTCTGCGGCTGGCTCTGCCCCTTCGGGCTGGTGCAGGACCTGCTGCATAAAATCCCTTTCCCCAAAAAACTGCGGCGTCTGCCCGGAGAAAACGTCCTGCGCAGCCTCAAATATATTTTGCTCATCGGCTTTGTGATCCTGCTTCCCCTCTTTGCGGTGGACGCCTTCGGCCAGGGGCAGCCGTGGTTCTGCAAATACGTCTGCCCGTCGGGCACGCTGCTGGGCGGAGTGCCGTTGCTGAGCGCAAACGAGGGGCTGCGCGCCGCCGCGGGATGGCTCTTCGCTTGGAAGGGCGCGCTGCTGGCCGTGCTGCTTGTGCTCTCCATCCTCCTCTACCGCCCGTTCTGCCGCTACCTGTGCCCGCTGGGCGTCATCTACGGCTTTTTTAACAAGATCGCGCTGCTGCGCTACCGCGTGGACGCGGAAAAATGCACTGCCTGCGGGGTGTGCCAGCGTACCTGCCCCATGGATATCCCCACGTACAAGACGCCCAACAGCGCCGCGTGCATACGCTGCGGCGCGTGCGTCAAGGCGTGCCCGCACCGCGCCATCGGCACCACGCTTGGGCGCAGAGAAGCGCCCGCAGCGCAAAAGCGCGTCTGA
- a CDS encoding amidohydrolase, whose amino-acid sequence MLLIENGRILTMEGELLEQGSVLVKDGKIVAVDRHVSAPAEQVETIDARGLWVMPGIIEAHCHIGISEEKKGMEGNDCNEVTTPVTPYLRAIDAINPMDAAFHNAVRAGITSVMVGPGSANVVGGQFAFIKTDARNIRDMIVLAPAAMKVAFGENPKGNYGGQNMMPATRMAIAGMLREELTHARQYAKQKQKGGADFETDFRLEPWLPVLRGEMPLKAHVHRADDILTAVRIAKEFGLRMTLDHCTEGHLIADDVKASGFPAIVGPSIASRNKIEIQYMDFKTAGILHKAGVKVAITTDHPVSLIQYLPICAGLAAREGLGVEEGLRAITINAAEICNVAHRVGSIAPGKDADIAIFDGNPMEVFTQTRYTIINGRVVYRFGDEVEPVENQ is encoded by the coding sequence ATGCTGCTGATTGAAAACGGACGCATCCTTACGATGGAAGGCGAACTCCTGGAGCAAGGAAGCGTCCTTGTAAAAGATGGAAAAATTGTGGCGGTAGACCGGCACGTATCGGCACCCGCCGAGCAGGTGGAGACGATCGACGCCCGCGGCCTGTGGGTGATGCCGGGCATCATCGAGGCGCACTGCCACATTGGCATCTCCGAGGAAAAGAAGGGTATGGAGGGCAACGACTGCAACGAGGTAACCACGCCCGTGACCCCTTATCTGCGCGCCATCGACGCGATCAACCCCATGGACGCGGCCTTTCACAACGCGGTGCGCGCGGGGATTACCTCCGTGATGGTGGGCCCGGGCAGCGCCAATGTGGTGGGCGGGCAGTTCGCCTTTATCAAGACGGACGCGCGCAACATCCGCGATATGATCGTGCTGGCGCCCGCGGCGATGAAGGTGGCCTTCGGTGAAAACCCCAAGGGCAATTACGGCGGCCAGAACATGATGCCCGCCACGCGCATGGCGATTGCGGGCATGCTGCGCGAGGAGCTGACGCACGCGCGCCAGTACGCCAAACAGAAGCAGAAGGGGGGCGCGGACTTTGAAACGGATTTCCGCCTGGAGCCCTGGTTGCCCGTGCTGCGCGGGGAAATGCCCCTCAAGGCGCACGTGCACCGCGCGGACGACATCCTCACCGCAGTGCGCATCGCCAAGGAGTTCGGCCTGCGCATGACCCTGGACCACTGTACCGAGGGGCATCTGATCGCCGATGACGTCAAGGCCTCCGGCTTCCCCGCCATCGTGGGGCCCTCCATCGCATCGCGCAACAAGATTGAGATTCAGTACATGGACTTTAAAACCGCGGGCATCCTGCACAAAGCGGGTGTCAAGGTGGCGATCACTACAGATCACCCCGTCTCCCTGATCCAGTACCTGCCCATCTGCGCGGGCCTGGCCGCGCGCGAAGGGCTGGGCGTGGAGGAGGGCCTGCGCGCCATCACCATCAACGCAGCGGAAATCTGCAACGTCGCCCATCGGGTGGGCAGCATCGCGCCGGGCAAGGACGCGGACATCGCGATCTTTGACGGCAACCCCATGGAGGTGTTTACCCAAACGCGCTACACCATCATCAACGGCCGCGTGGTGTACCGCTTTGGCGACGAGGTGGAGCCGGTTGAGAACCAATGA
- a CDS encoding glycosyltransferase produces MLVVDTFDQLNNGTTITAYRFAQSLRARGHTVRVVSTGDAGPDKYIVPEAYYPVATRFAHSQGIAFARADEQVLRSAFAGADVVHLLLPLRLECKAAKLARQMDIPTSAAFHLQPENVTYILHIDKVKGLANGIYRFFHHIFYKHFDHIHCPSRFIAEQLQKNGYTAKLHVISNGVDDDFAPPQAPPARTDGLFRILMVGRLSPEKRQRVLLEAVARSKYAARIQVYLAGNGPCREKLMRQGASLPHRPIFGFYSKADLIALAHSCDLYVHASVVEIEAISCMEAFACGLVPVICNSPQSATRQFALDSRSLFAPDNAQDLARKIDYWIEHPCQRAQMSRAYAAQGDEYRLCRSVQKAEAMFREVIVDHQKRRAEAPGAQHRDIPHEAADV; encoded by the coding sequence GTGTTGGTTGTCGATACGTTCGACCAGTTAAACAACGGCACCACCATCACCGCCTACCGCTTTGCGCAGAGCCTGCGCGCACGCGGGCACACCGTACGCGTCGTATCTACGGGCGATGCGGGTCCGGACAAATATATTGTGCCGGAGGCATACTATCCCGTTGCCACGCGCTTTGCGCACAGCCAGGGAATCGCGTTTGCCAGGGCGGACGAGCAAGTGCTGCGCAGCGCCTTTGCGGGCGCGGACGTGGTGCACCTGCTGCTGCCGCTGCGCCTGGAGTGCAAGGCGGCAAAGCTCGCGCGGCAGATGGATATCCCCACCTCGGCGGCGTTCCACCTGCAGCCGGAGAACGTAACCTACATTTTGCACATTGACAAGGTCAAAGGGCTTGCAAACGGCATTTATCGCTTTTTCCATCACATTTTCTATAAGCACTTTGACCACATCCACTGCCCGTCGCGCTTCATCGCCGAGCAGCTGCAAAAAAACGGTTATACGGCAAAGCTGCACGTGATCTCCAACGGCGTGGACGACGATTTTGCCCCGCCCCAGGCGCCGCCTGCGCGCACGGACGGTCTGTTTCGCATTCTCATGGTGGGCCGTCTCTCGCCGGAGAAGCGCCAGCGCGTGCTGCTGGAGGCGGTGGCGCGCTCCAAATACGCCGCGCGCATCCAGGTGTATCTGGCTGGAAACGGCCCCTGCAGGGAAAAGCTTATGCGCCAGGGCGCTTCCCTGCCCCACAGGCCCATCTTCGGGTTTTACAGCAAAGCGGATTTGATTGCTCTGGCGCACAGCTGCGACCTGTACGTACATGCGTCGGTAGTGGAGATCGAAGCCATCTCCTGCATGGAAGCGTTTGCCTGCGGCCTCGTGCCCGTGATCTGCAATTCCCCGCAATCGGCCACGCGCCAGTTTGCGCTGGACAGCCGCAGCCTCTTTGCGCCGGACAATGCGCAGGATTTGGCGCGCAAGATCGATTACTGGATCGAGCACCCTTGCCAGCGCGCGCAGATGTCCCGCGCGTACGCCGCGCAGGGGGATGAATACCGGCTGTGCAGATCCGTGCAAAAGGCCGAGGCAATGTTCCGCGAGGTCATTGTGGATCACCAGAAACGCCGCGCCGAGGCGCCCGGCGCGCAGCATCGGGATATCCCCCATGAAGCAGCGGACGTCTAA
- a CDS encoding lysophospholipid acyltransferase family protein, whose translation MKQRTSKRPLTRALCALFFYGVAMPLLYVFDALFFGLRVRGRRHLRALKKTGAVIVCNHVHYLDCTFVGIALLMRRGLYVSLEQNFHLPVAGVLIRMLGATPLPAQLKALRGFMQEMVSQVRAGRLVCIYPEGWLIPYCDHLRPFKAGPFAIAVEADAPVVPLVITPCSRRGIWRLKRKPCFIIRVGAPLYPAHTHSPRADARTLLERTREAMARMLGDQAHT comes from the coding sequence ATGAAGCAGCGGACGTCTAAGCGCCCCCTCACGCGCGCGCTCTGTGCCCTATTCTTCTACGGCGTGGCCATGCCGCTGCTCTACGTCTTTGACGCGCTGTTCTTCGGCCTGCGGGTGCGGGGCCGCAGGCACCTGCGCGCGCTGAAAAAAACAGGCGCCGTGATCGTGTGCAACCACGTCCACTACCTGGACTGCACGTTTGTGGGCATCGCCCTTTTGATGCGCCGCGGCCTGTACGTCTCGCTGGAGCAAAACTTTCACCTGCCCGTGGCGGGTGTGCTGATCCGCATGCTGGGCGCCACGCCCCTACCCGCGCAGCTAAAGGCGCTGCGCGGCTTCATGCAGGAGATGGTGTCTCAGGTGCGCGCCGGGCGGCTTGTGTGCATCTATCCTGAGGGCTGGCTCATTCCCTACTGCGACCACCTGCGCCCCTTTAAGGCTGGCCCTTTTGCCATTGCCGTAGAGGCAGACGCGCCGGTGGTGCCGCTTGTCATCACCCCGTGCAGCAGGCGGGGCATCTGGCGGCTGAAGCGCAAGCCCTGCTTCATCATCCGCGTGGGCGCGCCGCTCTATCCCGCGCACACGCACAGCCCGCGCGCCGACGCCCGAACGCTGCTGGAAAGAACCCGCGAAGCCATGGCGCGCATGCTTGGCGATCAGGCGCATACGTAA
- a CDS encoding glucosamine-6-phosphate isomerase, protein MTDYSNVSRAELLAQTRIPLEILETEEDIYHDMARVMLQEVRTNNAAGKNTVMIVPVGPVFQYRRFARLANMEQLDLSGLTVINMDEYLTDDKKWIDADHPLSFRGFMQRDFYGLLQGKCRIPEENRVFPEPGNEGAIAAIIQARGGVDLAMGGVGICGHIAFNEALDPGEAMSNEAFAGLPTRVLPLTRETRTINAVTGLGGYIDGMPKWCITVGMRDILGARRIRFYMNRPWQRGIVRKACLDPVSGHTPVTFFQQHPDAKLIIASYVADPPQGEIR, encoded by the coding sequence ATGACCGATTACAGCAACGTCTCGCGCGCAGAACTGCTCGCCCAAACGCGCATCCCTTTGGAGATTCTGGAGACCGAGGAGGACATCTACCACGACATGGCCCGTGTGATGCTCCAAGAGGTGCGCACAAACAACGCCGCGGGCAAAAACACCGTGATGATCGTGCCCGTGGGGCCGGTGTTTCAGTACCGCCGCTTTGCGCGGCTGGCCAATATGGAGCAGCTGGATTTGAGCGGACTGACCGTCATCAACATGGACGAATACCTTACCGACGACAAAAAATGGATTGACGCTGACCATCCGCTGAGCTTCCGCGGCTTTATGCAGCGGGACTTCTATGGCCTGCTGCAGGGCAAGTGCCGCATTCCGGAGGAAAACCGCGTCTTTCCTGAGCCGGGCAACGAGGGTGCCATTGCAGCGATCATCCAGGCGCGCGGCGGCGTGGACTTGGCGATGGGCGGCGTGGGCATCTGCGGCCACATCGCCTTCAACGAGGCGCTGGATCCCGGCGAAGCGATGTCCAACGAGGCGTTCGCGGGCCTGCCCACCCGTGTGCTGCCCCTGACGCGCGAAACACGCACCATCAACGCCGTCACCGGCCTGGGCGGCTACATCGACGGCATGCCCAAGTGGTGCATCACCGTGGGCATGCGCGATATCCTCGGCGCCCGGCGCATCCGCTTTTACATGAACCGTCCCTGGCAGCGGGGCATCGTGCGCAAGGCCTGCCTGGACCCCGTATCGGGCCACACGCCGGTCACCTTCTTCCAGCAGCACCCCGACGCCAAGCTCATCATCGCCTCCTACGTGGCCGACCCTCCACAGGGCGAGATCCGCTAG
- a CDS encoding class I SAM-dependent methyltransferase yields the protein MKENKYDDPAFFDAYSHMSRSEQGLSGAGEWHALEKLLPDFTDKRVLDLGCGYGWHCRYAAAHGARSVLGTDISRKMLDAARARTSQGNIAYKRQSIEDWEGAPDSFDVVLSSLAFHYVAAFEDVCRRVYRCLSKGGDFVFSVEHPVFTAYGTQDWHRDEAGGILHWPVDRYFDEGPRSATFLGMQVTKYHRTLTTYVGSLFACGFAIEALVEPMPQAHMLPQMPDELRRPMMLLIAAKKR from the coding sequence ATGAAAGAAAATAAATACGACGATCCCGCGTTTTTTGACGCGTACAGCCACATGTCCCGCTCCGAGCAGGGGCTCTCTGGCGCGGGCGAGTGGCACGCGCTGGAAAAGCTGCTGCCTGATTTTACAGATAAACGCGTGCTGGATTTGGGCTGCGGCTACGGGTGGCACTGCCGCTACGCCGCCGCGCACGGCGCGCGCAGCGTGCTGGGCACAGATATCTCCCGAAAGATGCTGGATGCGGCCCGCGCGCGCACCAGCCAGGGCAACATTGCCTACAAACGCCAGAGCATCGAGGATTGGGAAGGCGCGCCCGATTCCTTCGACGTGGTGCTCAGCTCCCTGGCCTTCCACTACGTGGCCGCGTTTGAGGATGTGTGCCGCAGGGTGTACCGCTGCCTAAGCAAGGGCGGGGATTTCGTTTTTTCCGTGGAGCACCCCGTCTTTACCGCCTATGGCACGCAGGACTGGCACCGTGACGAGGCGGGGGGCATCCTGCACTGGCCGGTGGACCGCTACTTCGACGAGGGCCCGCGCAGCGCCACCTTTTTGGGCATGCAGGTGACCAAGTACCACAGGACGCTCACCACGTATGTGGGCAGCCTTTTCGCGTGCGGCTTTGCCATCGAGGCGCTGGTGGAGCCCATGCCCCAGGCGCACATGCTGCCCCAGATGCCCGACGAGCTGCGCCGACCCATGATGCTGCTCATCGCCGCAAAAAAGCGCTGA
- a CDS encoding GNAT family N-acetyltransferase: MQIRKTTMDDLPDVMALFAAARAFMRAHGNPHQWGTHHPTRALIAQDIAQGKSYVCTHQGVIVGTFYFAVEEEPTYARIAQGAWLCDAPYGVVHRIAAVQGTRGVASFCLTWAFARCGNVRIDTHRDNLPMQGALAKNGFVRCGVIHLADGAERIAYQRCR; the protein is encoded by the coding sequence ATGCAGATACGAAAGACGACGATGGACGATTTGCCCGATGTGATGGCGCTCTTTGCGGCGGCGCGCGCCTTTATGCGCGCGCACGGCAATCCCCACCAGTGGGGGACGCACCACCCGACCCGGGCGCTGATCGCCCAAGACATTGCCCAGGGCAAAAGCTACGTGTGCACCCACCAGGGCGTGATTGTGGGCACGTTCTATTTCGCGGTGGAAGAGGAGCCCACCTACGCGCGCATTGCGCAGGGCGCGTGGCTGTGTGACGCCCCTTACGGCGTGGTGCACCGCATTGCCGCGGTTCAGGGCACGCGCGGCGTGGCCTCCTTTTGCCTCACATGGGCGTTTGCCCGCTGCGGCAATGTGCGCATTGATACCCACCGCGACAATCTGCCCATGCAGGGGGCGCTGGCCAAAAACGGCTTTGTGCGCTGCGGCGTGATCCATCTGGCCGATGGCGCGGAGCGGATCGCCTACCAGCGCTGCCGGTAA
- a CDS encoding manganese efflux pump, which yields MLESILLVSALAVDAFVVSLAYGARKIRITWPAALIIDAVGTLFLLLALLAAEGIKRVVSPQAGVYIGAGLLALFGVKNLLEGSLKTYLRRRGGNARAVKLTWCDIRIVLRVYLQPEQADMDGSMSISAREALMLAVALSIDSLATGLGSGLAQINILEVVALSALFHLLAVCGGWYVGSRCARVVRGDLSWLSGLLLLALAVSRLF from the coding sequence GTGCTTGAATCGATACTGCTGGTAAGTGCCCTTGCCGTGGACGCCTTTGTGGTCAGCCTAGCCTATGGCGCGCGCAAAATCCGCATCACCTGGCCGGCCGCGCTCATCATCGACGCGGTGGGCACGCTGTTTTTGCTGCTGGCGCTGCTGGCGGCAGAGGGCATCAAACGCGTGGTCAGCCCGCAGGCGGGCGTGTACATCGGCGCGGGGTTGCTGGCCCTCTTCGGCGTCAAAAACCTGCTGGAGGGCAGCCTCAAAACCTACCTGCGCAGGCGCGGCGGCAATGCGCGCGCGGTGAAGCTGACGTGGTGCGATATCCGCATCGTGCTGCGCGTATACTTACAGCCCGAGCAGGCGGACATGGACGGATCCATGAGCATCAGCGCGCGCGAGGCGCTGATGCTGGCGGTGGCGCTCTCCATCGACTCGCTGGCAACGGGCCTGGGCAGCGGCCTTGCGCAGATCAATATTCTGGAGGTGGTGGCGCTCTCGGCGCTCTTTCACCTGCTGGCGGTGTGCGGCGGCTGGTACGTGGGCAGCAGATGCGCGCGCGTGGTGCGGGGGGATCTATCCTGGCTGTCGGGACTGCTGCTGCTGGCGCTGGCGGTATCGCGCCTGTTTTAG
- a CDS encoding C39 family peptidase produces MRCLPLASACTLACLGIFLLLHTLGAPQAALVTPAASRNKATTARSPAPTIALVPAPSAALSPVPSAASSPAHSASFRAQTSLQVGVLLRVPFLPQGDVLPTGCESASALMALEYYGQGMDVDTFVEHYLARQKLYTAGGETYGPHPADAFVGDPRQIADSYGCYAPVIARAMDAIDPGRGWTARTDLTLDALCTQYVALEKPVLVWITTDLVDSVPGRTWKTQDGSIFVWKRNEHCVVLVGFDGEAYYCNDPLADQAPVRYDKARMEACFQQMGMQCVVPET; encoded by the coding sequence TTGCGCTGCCTGCCGCTTGCCTCGGCCTGTACACTGGCGTGCCTGGGCATTTTTTTGCTGCTGCACACGCTGGGCGCGCCGCAGGCCGCGTTGGTCACCCCCGCCGCTTCGCGCAACAAAGCGACTACCGCCCGCTCGCCCGCGCCTACAATCGCCCTTGTGCCCGCGCCCTCAGCCGCCCTATCGCCCGTGCCTTCAGCCGCCTCCTCGCCCGCGCATTCAGCCAGCTTTCGAGCGCAGACCTCCTTACAGGTGGGCGTGCTGCTGCGCGTGCCCTTTCTGCCCCAGGGCGATGTACTGCCCACCGGCTGCGAAAGCGCAAGCGCGCTGATGGCGCTGGAATACTACGGCCAGGGCATGGATGTAGATACCTTTGTGGAGCACTATCTTGCGCGACAGAAGCTTTATACCGCAGGCGGCGAGACCTACGGCCCCCATCCGGCGGATGCTTTTGTAGGCGACCCGCGGCAGATTGCGGACAGCTATGGCTGCTATGCGCCGGTGATTGCGCGGGCCATGGACGCGATCGATCCGGGGCGCGGCTGGACGGCGCGCACGGACTTGACGCTCGACGCGCTGTGCACGCAGTACGTTGCGCTGGAAAAGCCCGTGCTTGTATGGATCACCACCGACCTTGTCGATTCCGTCCCGGGCCGCACGTGGAAGACGCAGGACGGCAGCATCTTTGTCTGGAAGCGCAACGAGCATTGCGTGGTGCTGGTTGGCTTTGACGGCGAGGCCTACTACTGCAACGATCCTTTGGCTGACCAGGCCCCGGTGCGCTATGACAAAGCGCGCATGGAGGCATGTTTCCAGCAGATGGGGATGCAGTGCGTGGTGCCCGAGACATGA
- a CDS encoding alpha/beta hydrolase family protein — translation MALLNVNFLSEVMNFESTLTIITPEPRNFGLWEDRAAHTQDLCVLYLLHGYNDDHNSWLRKSRIEHHITKSGKPIIAVMPGCQNFFYTDMAHGWPYYTYIAEEVPRVVSSYLRISQAREKTFIAGLSMGGYGAFKIALRHPEHFSVAASFSGVLDVVDQLRRDGHVQTQREKELVFGPPDTWEKSENDVMYLLERAAASGKPLPRLYQSVGLDDFLYENNQRFRKKAEALEVDLTYYEEVGVAHEWPFWDREVKKFIDSLPIPRTMRV, via the coding sequence ATGGCACTGCTCAACGTGAACTTTCTCTCAGAGGTCATGAACTTTGAATCCACACTGACCATCATCACGCCGGAGCCGCGCAACTTCGGTCTTTGGGAAGACAGGGCGGCGCACACGCAGGACCTGTGCGTGCTCTACCTGCTGCACGGCTACAATGACGACCACAACAGCTGGCTGCGCAAATCGCGCATCGAACACCATATCACCAAGTCGGGCAAGCCCATCATCGCGGTGATGCCGGGCTGCCAGAACTTTTTTTACACGGATATGGCCCACGGCTGGCCCTATTACACCTACATCGCCGAGGAGGTGCCGCGCGTGGTGTCCAGCTACCTGCGCATCTCGCAGGCGCGGGAGAAGACCTTTATCGCGGGGCTTTCCATGGGGGGCTACGGCGCGTTTAAGATCGCGCTGCGCCATCCGGAGCACTTCAGCGTGGCAGCGAGCTTTTCTGGCGTGCTGGACGTGGTGGATCAGCTGCGGCGCGACGGCCATGTGCAGACCCAGCGGGAAAAGGAGCTGGTATTCGGCCCGCCCGATACGTGGGAGAAGAGCGAAAACGATGTGATGTACCTGCTGGAGCGGGCCGCCGCCTCGGGCAAGCCGCTGCCCAGGTTGTATCAGTCGGTGGGCCTGGACGACTTCCTCTACGAAAACAACCAGCGCTTCCGCAAAAAAGCTGAGGCGCTGGAGGTGGATTTGACCTACTATGAGGAGGTGGGCGTGGCGCACGAGTGGCCCTTCTGGGACCGCGAGGTCAAAAAGTTCATTGACAGCCTGCCCATCCCTCGCACGATGCGGGTATAA
- a CDS encoding alpha/beta hydrolase family protein, whose translation MECSFRSDVLNFDQQVSVLLPEPKVLRLAERGQADVAPLPVLYLLHGYTDNHLGWLRRTGVERYLEDSGLRMIVVLPSMKDYYYTDMAYGWPYFTYIAEELPLIMRTMFHISPAREDTFVAGLSMGGYGAMKLALTYPERYAAAASFSGVTDAMQYSLDSVPERHPIFYNIFGHEDARFGSQNDTMHLLDACRSSGKPLPKLYQSVGLDDTVFYKYNPPFRDKAWALGYDLTYFEQPGMGHEWAFWDSEVQKLFDWLPVRGG comes from the coding sequence ATGGAGTGTTCCTTTCGCAGCGACGTGCTGAATTTTGATCAGCAGGTCAGCGTGCTGCTGCCTGAGCCCAAGGTGCTGCGCCTGGCCGAGCGGGGGCAGGCGGATGTCGCGCCCCTGCCGGTGCTCTACCTGCTGCACGGCTACACGGACAACCACCTGGGGTGGCTGCGCCGCACCGGCGTGGAGCGTTACCTGGAGGACAGCGGCTTGCGCATGATTGTGGTGCTGCCCAGCATGAAGGACTATTACTATACGGATATGGCCTACGGATGGCCTTACTTCACCTACATCGCCGAGGAACTGCCGCTGATCATGCGCACAATGTTCCACATTTCTCCGGCACGGGAGGATACCTTTGTGGCGGGCCTGTCCATGGGGGGCTACGGCGCGATGAAGCTGGCGCTCACCTATCCGGAGCGCTACGCCGCCGCAGCGAGTTTTTCCGGCGTGACCGACGCGATGCAGTATTCACTCGATTCCGTGCCGGAGCGCCATCCCATCTTTTACAACATCTTTGGGCATGAGGACGCGCGCTTTGGCTCGCAAAACGATACCATGCACCTTTTAGATGCCTGCAGGTCGTCGGGCAAGCCGCTGCCCAAGCTGTACCAGTCGGTGGGGCTGGATGATACGGTGTTTTACAAGTACAACCCGCCGTTTCGCGACAAGGCGTGGGCGCTGGGGTACGACCTTACGTACTTTGAGCAGCCGGGCATGGGGCACGAATGGGCGTTTTGGGACAGCGAAGTGCAAAAGCTGTTTGACTGGCTGCCGGTGCGCGGCGGATAA